A window of Exiguobacterium sp. FSL W8-0210 contains these coding sequences:
- a CDS encoding M20 family metallopeptidase: MTTPVRTTWVETIEQDIEQKRESYLETSHRIHATPEIGNEEFFASRLHAERLTAEGFTVELGVAGHDTAFFAKKSSDRPGATIAFLAEYDALPGIGHACGHNIIGTTSVAAAIALSKVLDEVGGSVVVLGTPAEEGGPNGSAKGSFVKHQLLEGIDAALMVHPSGQTRITGSSLAVDPLDFAFTGRPAHAAASPEEGINALDAVIQLFNGINALRQQLPDDVRIHGIITHGGDAPNIIPEYARARFFIRATTRERLNAVTEKVKAVAQGAALATGATLDVIAFQNEVDNLVFNRTFDRLFQEEAEALGEIVHLDERPGLGSTDAGNISQVIPTIHPYIKIGPDDLVAHTEAFKEAARSEAGDEALITGAKILARTALRVLADERTRGAIAQEFHDRKNGYL; encoded by the coding sequence ATGACGACACCAGTACGCACGACATGGGTAGAGACGATTGAACAGGACATCGAACAAAAACGAGAATCGTATCTTGAGACAAGTCACCGAATTCATGCAACGCCGGAAATCGGGAACGAGGAATTCTTTGCTTCGCGGCTCCATGCGGAGCGTCTAACAGCGGAAGGTTTTACAGTAGAACTCGGCGTCGCGGGGCACGATACCGCGTTCTTCGCGAAGAAATCGAGCGACCGACCAGGCGCAACGATTGCCTTTCTTGCTGAATACGATGCGTTGCCGGGTATTGGTCACGCGTGCGGTCATAATATCATCGGCACGACGAGCGTCGCAGCGGCGATCGCGCTCAGTAAAGTGCTCGATGAAGTCGGCGGGAGTGTCGTTGTCCTTGGAACACCAGCCGAGGAAGGTGGACCGAACGGTAGTGCGAAAGGCAGTTTCGTCAAACATCAGTTACTGGAAGGGATCGATGCGGCCTTGATGGTCCACCCGTCGGGACAAACACGGATCACGGGTTCTTCCCTTGCGGTCGATCCACTCGACTTTGCCTTTACGGGTCGTCCGGCACACGCAGCGGCGTCACCGGAAGAAGGCATCAACGCCCTCGACGCTGTCATTCAACTCTTCAACGGAATCAATGCCTTACGTCAGCAGTTACCAGACGATGTCCGGATCCACGGGATCATCACGCATGGAGGCGATGCGCCGAACATCATCCCGGAATACGCAAGAGCACGTTTCTTCATCCGGGCAACGACACGGGAACGATTAAATGCCGTCACGGAAAAAGTCAAAGCCGTCGCCCAAGGCGCGGCACTCGCGACTGGGGCGACGCTTGACGTCATCGCGTTCCAAAATGAAGTCGATAACCTCGTCTTCAACCGGACGTTCGACCGTCTGTTCCAAGAAGAAGCAGAAGCGCTTGGCGAAATCGTTCACTTGGACGAACGACCGGGTCTTGGCTCAACGGACGCCGGTAACATCAGTCAAGTCATCCCGACGATCCATCCGTATATCAAGATTGGTCCGGACGATCTCGTCGCGCATACGGAAGCATTCAAAGAAGCGGCTCGTTCAGAAGCTGGAGATGAAGCATTGATCACGGGGGCGAAAATCCTCGCTCGGACAGCGCTTCGCGTCCTCGCTGATGAACGGACGCGCGGGGCGATCGCTCAAGAATTCCACGATCGGAAGAACGGATATTTATAA
- a CDS encoding MetQ/NlpA family ABC transporter substrate-binding protein codes for MKKAVAIGATLTTILFAGCAASGEDEKTIKLGVSGSDTQVWDYVAKKAEKEGIKIELVKFSDYVQPNMALAEGEIDANAFQTISYFNAFKKEHNLKLSPIATTVIAPMGIYSDKYKDVKDIPTGGKIAVPNEATNMGRALLLLQEAGLIKLPDDFDGNGSVDKIVENPKKLKIVPIVAGQTPRVLPDVAASIINNGIAVDAGFNPIKDSIVHENETAKPYINIIATRTEDKNKKELKKIASLYQQKDVAAFIKKEYKGSTIPTFVPLSDIGE; via the coding sequence ATGAAAAAAGCAGTAGCAATTGGAGCAACACTCACGACGATTTTATTTGCCGGGTGCGCAGCATCAGGAGAAGACGAAAAGACGATCAAGCTCGGTGTCAGCGGTTCAGACACACAAGTTTGGGATTATGTCGCGAAAAAAGCAGAGAAGGAAGGCATCAAAATCGAACTCGTCAAGTTCTCCGATTATGTCCAGCCGAACATGGCACTGGCTGAGGGTGAGATCGACGCCAATGCCTTCCAGACGATTTCCTACTTCAACGCTTTCAAGAAAGAACATAACTTGAAGCTATCGCCGATTGCGACGACTGTCATCGCACCGATGGGGATCTACTCGGATAAATACAAGGATGTCAAAGACATTCCAACTGGCGGAAAAATCGCTGTTCCGAACGAAGCGACGAACATGGGACGCGCCCTCTTGTTACTGCAAGAAGCAGGTCTGATCAAGCTACCGGACGACTTCGATGGCAACGGTTCGGTCGATAAGATCGTCGAGAATCCGAAAAAGCTGAAAATCGTTCCGATCGTCGCTGGACAAACGCCACGCGTCTTACCGGACGTCGCGGCATCAATCATCAACAATGGTATCGCCGTTGACGCTGGCTTCAACCCGATCAAGGACTCAATCGTTCATGAGAACGAGACAGCAAAACCATACATCAACATCATCGCAACACGAACAGAAGACAAGAACAAAAAAGAACTGAAAAAAATCGCATCGCTGTATCAACAAAAAGATGTCGCGGCCTTCATCAAAAAAGAATACAAAGGCAGTACGATCCCGACGTTCGTTCCACTGAGCGATATCGGCGAATAA
- a CDS encoding methionine ABC transporter permease, whose protein sequence is MLVNYSDIWTAFLQTMTMVSVSLLFSTLIGLPLGILLVVTRKGALLENVPLFTFFNSIVNIFRSIPFIILLVAIIPLTRLIVQTSIGTEAAIVPLVFYAAPYMARLIESSLLEVDKGVLEAAEAMGATPFQTIFRFLLPEALGSLILNLTIATVGLIGASAMAGAIGGGGLGDLAITYGYQRFDTKVMIITVGILVILVQGLQTTGNIVARKIRRH, encoded by the coding sequence ATGCTAGTTAACTACAGTGATATCTGGACAGCATTCTTGCAGACGATGACGATGGTATCCGTTTCGCTCTTGTTCTCGACCTTGATCGGCTTACCACTCGGTATCCTGCTTGTCGTCACGCGAAAAGGAGCGTTACTTGAAAATGTTCCGTTGTTCACGTTCTTCAACAGTATCGTCAATATTTTCCGCTCGATTCCGTTCATCATCTTACTCGTCGCGATCATCCCGTTGACGCGCTTGATCGTTCAGACATCGATCGGAACAGAAGCCGCAATCGTTCCGCTCGTCTTTTACGCTGCACCGTACATGGCGCGTCTGATCGAGAGTTCTTTACTCGAAGTCGATAAAGGCGTTCTTGAAGCAGCAGAAGCGATGGGCGCGACACCGTTTCAAACGATTTTCCGCTTCCTCCTACCGGAAGCACTCGGTTCACTCATCCTGAACTTAACGATCGCGACGGTCGGCTTGATCGGGGCGTCGGCGATGGCAGGCGCCATCGGTGGTGGCGGTTTGGGTGACTTAGCAATTACTTACGGCTATCAACGGTTTGATACGAAAGTCATGATCATCACGGTCGGGATTCTCGTCATCTTAGTCCAAGGCTTACAGACGACAGGCAACATCGTCGCACGAAAAATCAGAAGACATTAA
- a CDS encoding methionine ABC transporter ATP-binding protein, which produces MIAFHQVKKTYVTKDQTIAALDGVDLTIEKGEIFGVIGFSGAGKSSLLRCVNLLERPTSGTVTVDGEDLTQLSPKKLRQAKQRIGMIFQHFNLLNANTVFTNVAKPLVLAGVKKDEIRRRVTELLEFVDLADKADHYPDQLSGGQKQRVGIARALATQPSVLLCDEATSALDPQTTHHILQLLKRINAEYGITILLITHEMGVIREICDRVAVIEAGKLIESGTVFDVFSNPQTETAKNFVRSVMHDEIPASIRQLIESRNANPIYKIHFLGHHTGQPLLSQVAKRFDVDVNILHGSITELQDTPFGTLLVELIGETTEVKRALHYIDQAQVTVEEVLADAS; this is translated from the coding sequence ATGATTGCATTTCATCAAGTCAAAAAAACGTACGTCACGAAAGATCAGACGATTGCAGCGCTCGACGGTGTCGACCTGACGATCGAAAAAGGTGAAATCTTTGGGGTCATCGGTTTTAGCGGTGCCGGAAAAAGTTCACTGCTCCGCTGCGTCAATCTGTTAGAACGACCGACGTCAGGAACGGTGACGGTCGATGGGGAAGATTTAACGCAACTGTCTCCGAAAAAGTTACGCCAAGCAAAACAACGGATCGGGATGATCTTTCAGCACTTCAATCTGTTGAATGCGAACACGGTCTTTACGAATGTCGCGAAACCACTCGTTCTCGCAGGCGTCAAGAAAGACGAAATTCGCCGCCGGGTGACGGAGTTACTCGAATTCGTCGATCTCGCGGACAAAGCAGATCATTATCCGGATCAATTGTCGGGTGGGCAGAAACAGCGCGTTGGTATCGCCCGGGCACTCGCGACGCAACCTTCCGTCCTTTTATGTGACGAAGCGACGTCAGCACTTGATCCCCAGACGACACATCATATTCTTCAGTTATTAAAACGGATCAATGCCGAGTACGGGATCACGATTCTCTTGATTACCCACGAGATGGGCGTCATCCGGGAGATTTGCGACCGGGTCGCCGTCATTGAAGCTGGAAAGTTGATCGAGTCAGGAACGGTCTTTGATGTCTTTTCAAACCCGCAGACTGAGACAGCGAAAAATTTCGTTCGCTCCGTCATGCATGACGAGATTCCAGCGTCGATTCGTCAGTTGATCGAGTCCCGGAATGCGAATCCAATCTATAAGATTCACTTCCTTGGACATCACACCGGACAACCACTCTTATCGCAAGTCGCAAAACGCTTCGACGTCGATGTCAATATCCTGCACGGTAGCATCACGGAGTTGCAGGATACGCCGTTCGGCACATTACTCGTTGAACTGATCGGTGAGACGACAGAAGTGAAACGAGCGTTACACTACATCGATCAGGCGCAGGTAACCGTTGAGGAGGTGCTCGCTGATGCTAGTTAA
- a CDS encoding alpha/beta hydrolase yields MMNYPVLTGAEAFYLQGGPIGILICHGFNATPQSVRDVGEAFAAEGFTVYAPRLRGHGTNVREFEQSTARCWKQSLQDGYERLQETCDQVFVIGQSMGATLALSLAADGIPFAGIITINAALSVPSYEALSFEDGPQYLPEGAPDIKRAAFEIIYDLVPSRCAFELVRLMDETKGRLGSILLPTLILYSATDHVVPPSSSDYLHQHIGTNDKRIYCLLNSYHVATLDHDQDLIVRETIRFIERSSRFSQETG; encoded by the coding sequence ATGATGAACTATCCTGTATTGACTGGTGCTGAAGCATTTTATCTTCAAGGTGGACCGATCGGCATTCTAATCTGTCATGGTTTTAACGCCACTCCGCAGAGTGTCCGGGACGTCGGTGAGGCATTTGCTGCCGAAGGTTTTACCGTCTATGCCCCGCGCTTACGTGGACATGGAACGAACGTCCGCGAGTTTGAACAATCGACTGCTCGATGTTGGAAGCAAAGCCTGCAAGACGGCTATGAACGTTTACAAGAAACATGCGATCAAGTCTTCGTCATCGGTCAATCGATGGGTGCGACGCTTGCGTTGTCGCTCGCTGCTGACGGCATTCCGTTTGCCGGCATCATTACGATCAATGCCGCACTCTCCGTTCCATCCTATGAAGCACTTTCGTTCGAGGACGGTCCACAGTACTTACCGGAAGGGGCACCGGACATTAAGCGAGCAGCCTTCGAAATCATTTATGACCTCGTTCCGAGCCGTTGTGCGTTCGAACTCGTCCGTCTAATGGATGAGACAAAAGGACGCCTCGGATCCATTCTCCTGCCGACATTGATTCTCTACTCGGCGACCGATCACGTCGTTCCGCCGTCGAGCTCGGATTATCTGCACCAGCACATCGGGACGAATGATAAACGAATCTACTGTCTCCTCAACTCGTACCACGTCGCGACCCTCGATCATGATCAGGATTTGATCGTGCGTGAGACGATTCGTTTCATCGAACGCTCGAGTCGTTTCTCACAGGAAACGGGATAA
- a CDS encoding thymidine kinase, whose product MHVINQYGWIEVICGSMFSGKSEELIRRVRRAQYGKLPVQVFKPAIDDRYHEEHVVSHIGNSVVAIPMATSRDLYAAVAEETQIVGIDEVQFFDDEIVQVIEALAQDGKRVICAGLDQDFRAEPFGKMPELLARAEFVTKLQAICLSCGDPASRTQRLIDGKPANYDDPIILVGASESYEPRCRHCHEVPGKPKPLQTMQHQKG is encoded by the coding sequence ATGCATGTAATAAATCAGTACGGCTGGATCGAAGTAATTTGTGGTAGTATGTTTTCCGGGAAATCGGAAGAGTTGATTCGTCGTGTCAGACGGGCACAGTACGGCAAACTGCCCGTTCAAGTATTCAAGCCGGCAATCGACGACCGGTACCATGAAGAGCATGTCGTCTCTCACATCGGAAATTCCGTCGTGGCGATTCCAATGGCGACGAGTCGTGATCTCTATGCAGCAGTAGCGGAAGAAACACAAATTGTCGGAATTGATGAAGTTCAATTCTTTGATGATGAGATCGTTCAAGTCATCGAAGCACTTGCGCAAGACGGAAAACGCGTCATTTGTGCAGGACTCGATCAGGATTTCCGGGCAGAGCCATTTGGCAAGATGCCGGAATTACTGGCGCGCGCAGAATTTGTGACGAAACTTCAGGCGATCTGTCTCTCATGTGGCGATCCGGCTTCCCGGACACAACGTTTGATTGATGGAAAACCAGCGAACTATGATGATCCGATCATTTTAGTCGGCGCTTCAGAATCGTATGAGCCACGGTGCCGCCACTGCCATGAAGTGCCAGGAAAGCCGAAGCCGCTCCAAACGATGCAACACCAAAAAGGATAA
- a CDS encoding DedA family protein, protein MSPIHHLLHDILHQYGALGLSVLLAGGIVGLPVPDETLLVLSGFWMHQGNLPLFGTILAAYAGSCIGMTISYVLGLKLGMPLLHRVGPKMRISEKHILSAEAGFRRYGKSVLIIGYYIPGLRQLSAFFAGVSKMPFRIFASYAYTGALIWVSVFLGAGYFVGRHISFHKVVDYILAHPDAMPYLIGIVGGIAFSFVLKTYLTYRSQYSLYKNSLLP, encoded by the coding sequence GTGTCCCCGATTCATCATCTCTTACATGACATTCTGCACCAATATGGCGCCCTTGGTCTTTCCGTCCTTCTCGCAGGTGGTATCGTGGGATTGCCGGTTCCTGATGAGACCTTGCTCGTCCTGTCCGGTTTTTGGATGCATCAAGGCAATCTACCGCTGTTCGGTACGATTCTTGCCGCTTACGCTGGCAGTTGCATCGGAATGACGATTAGCTACGTGCTGGGCTTAAAACTCGGCATGCCCCTGTTGCATCGCGTCGGACCAAAGATGCGCATCTCAGAAAAACACATTCTCTCCGCTGAAGCCGGATTTCGTCGTTACGGCAAATCGGTCTTGATCATCGGTTACTACATACCTGGTCTTCGCCAACTCTCTGCTTTTTTTGCAGGTGTTTCAAAAATGCCGTTTCGCATTTTTGCGAGTTACGCGTATACAGGTGCTTTGATTTGGGTCAGTGTGTTCTTGGGCGCCGGCTACTTTGTTGGTCGTCATATCTCGTTCCATAAAGTCGTCGACTACATCTTGGCACATCCAGATGCCATGCCGTACTTGATCGGGATCGTCGGCGGGATTGCTTTCTCGTTCGTCTTAAAGACGTACCTTACGTACCGTTCGCAATACAGCCTATACAAAAACAGCCTGCTTCCGTAA
- a CDS encoding type B 50S ribosomal protein L31, translating into MKQGIHPNYNKVVFMDSTTEYKFLSGSTRSSNETITWEDGNEYPLIRVDVSSDSHPFYTGRQKFNAADGRVDRFNKKYGRK; encoded by the coding sequence ATGAAACAAGGAATTCACCCTAACTACAACAAAGTAGTATTTATGGATTCAACGACTGAGTACAAATTCTTAAGCGGTTCTACTCGTTCTTCGAACGAAACGATCACTTGGGAAGATGGTAACGAGTACCCACTCATCCGTGTGGATGTGTCTTCAGACTCGCACCCATTCTACACAGGTCGTCAAAAGTTCAACGCGGCAGATGGTCGTGTCGATCGCTTCAACAAAAAATACGGCCGCAAGTAA
- the rho gene encoding transcription termination factor Rho, with translation MPTTDKKDKPERSYTLAQLSQLTLKELYEIAKTKNVPQYREARKRELMFKILKAQAESTGLYFLEGVLEVIPGNPQMQNDGGFGFLRPINYSQSSEDIYIAASQIRRFNLRNGDVVTGKVRPPKENERFQGLLSVEAVNGEAPDTARNRLFFPALTPIYPDRLMRLETEPRHLSVRVMDMIAPVGFGQRGLIVAPPKAGKTSLLKEIANSIQENHPDVELIILLIDERPEEVTDIERSVPGADVVSSTFDETPDNHVRISELVLERAMRLVEHKKDVVILMDSITRLTRAYNLTVPQSGRTLSGGIDPAAFHKPKRFFGAARNIEHGGSLTILATALVETGSRMDDVIYEEFKGTGNMELHLDRKLSERRIFPAIDIRKSGTRKEELLLPKEQLDALWTIRRTMNESNEFVDTFLRKIRDTKNNEEFFAELEKEKKKTVRRAPAKPRTVKKEATTEK, from the coding sequence ATGCCAACAACTGATAAAAAAGATAAACCTGAACGTTCCTATACTTTGGCTCAATTGAGCCAGCTGACATTAAAAGAATTATATGAAATCGCAAAGACGAAGAATGTCCCGCAATATCGGGAAGCCCGTAAGCGTGAGTTGATGTTCAAGATTCTAAAAGCACAGGCGGAATCAACAGGTCTTTATTTCCTCGAAGGGGTACTTGAAGTCATCCCTGGTAATCCACAAATGCAAAACGATGGTGGCTTCGGCTTCCTTCGCCCTATCAATTATTCCCAATCCTCTGAAGATATCTATATCGCCGCTTCTCAAATCCGACGCTTCAATCTACGTAATGGTGATGTCGTCACAGGTAAAGTACGCCCACCGAAGGAAAACGAACGTTTCCAAGGGTTACTTAGTGTGGAAGCCGTCAACGGCGAAGCACCGGATACAGCGCGTAACCGTTTGTTCTTCCCGGCGCTGACACCGATCTATCCGGATCGTTTAATGCGTCTTGAGACAGAGCCGCGTCATTTATCGGTTCGTGTCATGGATATGATTGCACCAGTTGGGTTTGGACAACGCGGTTTGATCGTCGCACCACCAAAAGCAGGGAAGACGTCACTCCTCAAAGAAATCGCAAACTCGATTCAAGAGAATCATCCGGATGTCGAGCTGATCATTCTATTGATCGATGAGCGACCAGAGGAAGTAACTGACATCGAGCGTTCAGTTCCGGGAGCAGACGTCGTCAGTTCAACGTTCGACGAAACACCGGACAACCATGTGCGGATTTCTGAACTTGTCCTTGAACGGGCGATGCGACTTGTCGAACATAAAAAAGATGTCGTCATCTTGATGGATTCGATCACGCGTTTGACTCGTGCGTATAACTTAACAGTGCCGCAAAGCGGACGGACGCTTTCAGGGGGGATTGACCCAGCAGCGTTCCACAAACCAAAACGGTTCTTTGGTGCGGCGCGAAACATCGAACATGGTGGCAGTTTGACAATTCTTGCGACGGCACTCGTCGAGACGGGATCCCGCATGGATGACGTCATCTATGAGGAATTCAAAGGAACAGGAAACATGGAGCTACATCTCGATCGTAAGCTGTCGGAACGCCGAATCTTCCCAGCAATCGACATTCGCAAATCAGGTACGCGGAAGGAAGAACTCTTGCTTCCGAAAGAGCAACTCGATGCGCTCTGGACGATTCGTCGGACGATGAACGAGTCGAACGAGTTCGTCGATACGTTCCTGCGTAAGATTCGCGACACGAAAAATAATGAAGAATTTTTTGCTGAACTTGAGAAAGAAAAGAAGAAGACGGTCCGACGTGCACCTGCTAAACCGCGTACCGTCAAGAAGGAAGCAACGACGGAAAAATAA
- a CDS encoding C40 family peptidase, which yields MKRFLASIATAALVVSGFTSVGTGKVEAATVTKVKITDNGLRVRTAPSTKASIVGKVNAGQVFTYKGKSGSWTKISYGGKTRYVFSQYTKTYKSSSSAKKSTSTSSKRTKILNEAAKHKGTPYVWGGTTTRGFDCSGFTSYVYKKAAGKTLPRTSSSQYSSSKKVRVSSVQPGDLVFFSHGSGIQHVGIATSKSSMVNSETGGVKYSSFKSGYWGSRLVGAGSYL from the coding sequence ATGAAACGTTTTCTAGCATCGATCGCGACAGCAGCCTTAGTGGTTTCAGGTTTTACATCAGTGGGTACAGGTAAAGTTGAAGCAGCGACAGTCACGAAAGTCAAGATCACGGACAACGGTCTTCGTGTTCGGACAGCTCCTTCTACGAAAGCAAGCATCGTCGGGAAAGTCAACGCTGGTCAAGTCTTTACATACAAAGGCAAATCAGGCAGCTGGACAAAAATCTCATACGGCGGTAAAACACGTTATGTCTTCTCACAATACACAAAGACATACAAATCATCTTCAAGCGCTAAAAAATCAACAAGCACATCTTCTAAACGGACGAAAATCCTGAACGAAGCAGCAAAACATAAAGGTACACCATACGTATGGGGCGGAACAACGACTCGTGGATTCGACTGCTCTGGTTTCACAAGCTACGTTTACAAGAAAGCGGCTGGTAAAACATTGCCACGTACGTCTTCTTCACAATATTCTTCTTCTAAGAAAGTCCGCGTTTCAAGCGTACAACCAGGAGATCTTGTCTTCTTCTCACACGGTAGCGGCATTCAACACGTCGGGATCGCAACAAGCAAGTCAAGCATGGTTAACTCAGAAACAGGTGGCGTTAAATACTCAAGCTTCAAATCAGGATACTGGGGTTCACGCCTTGTCGGCGCAGGATCTTACCTTTAA
- the glpX gene encoding class II fructose-bisphosphatase: protein MERSLSMELVRVTEAAALASARWMGKGLKNEADDAATSAMRDVFDTIPMKGTVVIGEGEMDEAPMLYIGEKLGNGYGPRLDVAVDPLEGTNIVAKGTWGALAVLAVADAGDLLHAPDMYMDKIAVGPEAAGHISLDATIEENIAAVAKAKNKEIEDVVVSILDRERHEEIIQRIRATGARIRLIGDGDVAGAINTAFPHTGIDILLGSGGAPEGVLAAVALKCLGGELQGRLLPADDAEIERCKKMGIEDPSKILMMDDLVAGDDCIFAATGVTDSELMKGVQFTAQGGQTHSVVMRAKSGTVRFVEGIHSFKKKPKLVIK, encoded by the coding sequence ATGGAGAGAAGTCTATCAATGGAACTTGTACGCGTCACGGAGGCGGCAGCACTTGCCTCTGCACGCTGGATGGGAAAAGGATTGAAGAATGAAGCGGATGATGCGGCAACAAGCGCGATGCGTGATGTCTTCGATACGATTCCGATGAAAGGAACCGTCGTCATCGGGGAAGGCGAGATGGATGAAGCACCGATGCTTTACATTGGAGAAAAGCTAGGAAATGGGTATGGACCACGACTTGACGTCGCTGTCGATCCGCTCGAAGGAACGAATATCGTCGCAAAAGGAACATGGGGCGCACTTGCTGTCCTCGCTGTTGCGGATGCGGGAGATTTACTCCATGCACCGGACATGTACATGGATAAGATTGCAGTTGGTCCGGAAGCAGCAGGACACATCAGTCTGGATGCGACGATTGAAGAAAACATCGCAGCAGTCGCAAAGGCGAAGAACAAGGAAATCGAAGACGTCGTCGTCTCGATCCTTGATCGCGAACGTCATGAAGAAATCATTCAACGGATTCGGGCAACAGGGGCACGGATTCGCTTGATTGGTGACGGTGACGTTGCTGGTGCGATCAATACGGCGTTCCCGCATACAGGGATTGATATCTTGCTCGGTTCAGGTGGCGCACCGGAAGGCGTTCTTGCTGCCGTTGCCTTGAAGTGTCTCGGTGGAGAGCTCCAAGGGCGCTTGTTACCAGCAGACGATGCCGAGATCGAACGTTGTAAGAAGATGGGCATCGAAGATCCATCGAAGATTCTCATGATGGACGATCTCGTCGCAGGAGACGACTGTATCTTTGCTGCGACAGGGGTCACGGACAGTGAGTTGATGAAAGGTGTCCAGTTCACGGCACAAGGCGGTCAGACACACTCTGTCGTCATGCGTGCGAAATCCGGAACGGTTCGTTTCGTTGAAGGCATTCACTCGTTTAAGAAAAAACCGAAGCTTGTCATTAAGTAA
- the murA gene encoding UDP-N-acetylglucosamine 1-carboxyvinyltransferase, with the protein MDILHIVGQQRLEGTVSISGSKQSAIPCLAAALLTDQMVVLEGVPEIGDVATMIEILETLGAVVTRQGDMVTIDPSRVESMPLTGAETRKLRGSIYLMSVLAARFKQGVVGLPGGYAIGPRPIDLHIKALERLGVSVRNEQGVHYMRVDRLVGNRIYLDLPSFGATISALLVAVFAEGTTVIENAAYDPEVIDVSTMLTNMGANVKGAGTDEIRIKGVSRLSGCRHTLIPDRMEAGTFLTMGAALGRVTVDNVIPLHLESVIQKLERYGALIEVTDDSVTATFQEAKPVDIRVFHYGGFPSDLQPVISAALLQAKGASIVVDKLYPQRFRHVQELRRLNARITHEDASIIIRGGESLLGTEIEAPDPRGGAALVLAGLLASGETTLHHAEVLDQSYERFDQKLKELGALVWRETI; encoded by the coding sequence GTGGACATTTTGCATATCGTAGGGCAACAACGCCTAGAAGGAACCGTATCAATCAGTGGTTCGAAGCAAAGCGCCATTCCGTGTCTTGCTGCAGCTCTACTGACGGATCAGATGGTCGTTCTAGAAGGCGTGCCGGAAATTGGCGACGTCGCGACAATGATCGAGATTTTGGAGACGCTCGGCGCGGTCGTGACACGTCAAGGCGATATGGTGACGATTGATCCAAGTCGGGTTGAATCGATGCCGTTAACTGGTGCGGAGACGCGCAAGTTACGCGGATCGATCTACCTTATGAGCGTTCTGGCGGCCAGATTCAAACAAGGAGTCGTCGGTCTGCCTGGGGGTTATGCCATCGGACCACGACCGATTGATTTACACATCAAAGCACTGGAGCGTCTCGGTGTTTCCGTACGTAACGAGCAGGGCGTCCATTACATGCGCGTTGACCGTCTCGTCGGAAACCGAATCTATCTCGATCTTCCGTCATTCGGAGCGACGATCAGTGCTTTACTCGTCGCTGTCTTCGCTGAAGGAACGACTGTCATCGAAAACGCTGCCTATGATCCAGAAGTCATCGACGTCAGTACGATGCTGACGAACATGGGAGCAAATGTCAAAGGGGCAGGAACGGATGAGATTCGAATCAAAGGTGTCTCACGCCTGAGTGGTTGCCGGCATACCTTGATTCCAGACCGGATGGAAGCAGGAACGTTTTTGACGATGGGCGCGGCACTTGGGCGCGTCACCGTCGATAACGTCATTCCGCTCCATCTCGAGAGCGTTATCCAAAAACTCGAGCGGTATGGTGCGTTGATCGAAGTAACAGATGATTCCGTCACGGCGACATTCCAGGAGGCGAAGCCGGTCGATATTCGTGTCTTCCACTACGGTGGATTCCCAAGCGATCTACAACCTGTCATCTCGGCAGCGTTGTTGCAAGCGAAAGGAGCGAGTATCGTTGTCGATAAGTTGTACCCGCAACGTTTCCGACATGTACAGGAGTTGCGGCGCTTAAACGCCCGAATCACGCATGAAGACGCTTCGATCATCATTCGTGGTGGCGAATCCTTACTCGGTACGGAAATCGAGGCACCAGATCCACGCGGTGGCGCAGCACTTGTCTTGGCGGGACTTCTCGCTTCAGGGGAGACGACATTGCACCACGCGGAAGTGCTTGACCAGAGTTACGAACGATTTGATCAGAAGTTGAAGGAACTAGGCGCCCTCGTATGGCGTGAAACGATTTGA